In Necator americanus strain Aroian chromosome IV, whole genome shotgun sequence, the following proteins share a genomic window:
- a CDS encoding hypothetical protein (NECATOR_CHRIV.G17233.T1) has protein sequence MDADESLARAMEDGGKDDEIGDEINSQRLRRRSRRRDSTQCDDHDVRTDGGGGAGDGCPVHPPTTFCRVCGR, from the coding sequence ATGGATGCGGATGAGTCATTGGCACGTGCGATGGAGGATGGCGGGAAGGATGACGAAATAGGCGACGAGATCAATTCGCAGCGCCTCCGTCGTCGCAGCCGCCGCCGCGACTCGACGCAATGCGACGACCACGACGTACGGACGGATGGAGGTGGAGGTGCCGGAGACGGCTGCCCCGTACATCCACCGACCACCTTCTGCCGCGTTTGCGGCCGCTGA